The Mangifera indica cultivar Alphonso chromosome 8, CATAS_Mindica_2.1, whole genome shotgun sequence genome has a window encoding:
- the LOC123222484 gene encoding mitogen-activated protein kinase kinase kinase 18-like, with the protein MDWTRSHAIGHGNTATVSLATSISSGDVFAVKSTGLSKSEFLQREQKILSSLNSPHIISYKGCDITSENSKLIYNLFMEYATGGSLTDAIHRHGGRVDESMIACYTRQILQGLEYLHSNGLVHCDIKGRNILICKDGAKIADFGCAKWEAEERQSSGTPMFMAPEVARGQHQGFCSDIWAFGCTVIEMAGGGAPWPDATDPLTVLYRIAYSSELPDFPSFLSNQAKDFLSKCLRREPKERWTATQLLKHPFLGEFTSSTIQFQESNSSSNSPTSVLDQGIWNSVEESLGNLIHSSSQNSVSERIRRLMCSEGPSWDWYESWMTIRGNNNEESNAIMDDIEGKDDMISGSVLNSFSGNLEEQESYVKSPKLDFLNNNINTRSCSCTYKKDSVVNSSNLNFQRDEDRMLFFTSITSSCSLLS; encoded by the coding sequence ATGGACTGGACTAGAAGTCACGCCATTGGCCACGGCAACACAGCCACCGTCTCCCTCGCTACTTCTATCTCTTCTGGTGATGTCTTTGCCGTCAAGTCCACCGGGCTTTCCAAATCCGAGTTCTTGCAGAGGGAGCaaaaaattctttcttctttaaattctCCCCATATAATTAGCTACAAGGGCTGTGATATTACTAGTGAAAATAGCAAGTTGATTTACAACCTTTTTATGGAGTATGCGACCGGCGGATCGCTTACCGACGCTATTCACCGACACGGTGGCAGGGTAGATGAGTCTATGATCGCGTGCTACACGCGTCAAATATTACAGGGTCTAGAGTATCTACATTCAAATGGGCTGGTACATTGTGACATTAAGGGaagaaatattttgatttgCAAAGATGGCGCCAAAATTGCAGATTTTGGATGTGCCAAGTGGGAGGCAGAGGAGAGGCAGAGCAGTGGCACGCCGATGTTTATGGCACCTGAGGTGGCGCGTGGGCAACACCAGGGCTTTTGTAGTGATATATGGGCCTTTGGGTGCACTGTTATTGAAATGGCCGGTGGTGGTGCACCCTGGCCTGACGCCACTGACCCATTAACGGTTCTGTATAGGATTGCTTATTCTTCTGAATTACCAGATTTTCCAAGTTTTCTATCAAACCAAGCAAAGGATTTCTTGTCAAAGTGTTTAAGAAGAGAGCCAAAAGAGAGGTGGACAGCTACTCAACTTCTTAAGCATCCTTTTCTTGGAGAATTCACTTCATCTACAATTCAATTTCAAGAATctaattcaagttcaaattctCCAACAAGTGTTCTCGATCAAGGTATATGGAACTCAGTGGAAGAAAGTTTGGGAAATCTGATCCATTCAAGTTCCCAGAACTCGGTTAGTGAGAGAATCAGACGATTGATGTGTTCGGAGGGGCCCAGTTGGGATTGGTATGAGAGTTGGATGACAATTAGAGGGAACAACAATGAGGAAAGCAATGCAATCATGGATGATATTGAAGGCAAAGATGATATGATCAGTGGGTCAGTGTTGAATTCATTTAGTGGTAACTTAGAGGAGCAAGAAAGCTATGTTAAGAGCCCCAAGTTGGATTTCTTAAACAACAATATCAATACCAGAAGTTGTTCTTGTACATATAAAAAAGACTCTGTTGTAAATAGCAGTAACCTCAATTTTCAGAGGGATGAAGATAGGATGTTGTTTTTTACTTCAATCACAAGTTCTTGCTCTTTACTATCATAA
- the LOC123222842 gene encoding uncharacterized protein LOC123222842 isoform X1: MSFGPKTFFFFRLKDGATTKIRYFRCPLISTVTRLEQPLFTIKQSIPKINRYIKKGNQNQIIAFLQQKMPTQALTLNQFPNSFPHCRRQNPLLATSSISLNVSRSNETMNMRLSRERKRSSMMSFSAEESSSFSVEQKRNVVEHICLLKAKKDLSDEEENDMLDYLYTSQYQMAGIVAVSLGRISNKNAENYTHAVFMRFQRKEGLMKFYDNSFYLRVLKEHVNPYCHGMINVDFESEVEDDILPIFRKGEDFNFGVEFVLLLAFAESAFGGPVEEALTSLEKLTADLPSLIVQTTQGSNINPSREEYTHGVVIRFRSLEAFEIFSSSSEYKEIWSTKFEPIVRKKLPIHFSVDPVGKEIM, translated from the exons ATGTCTTTTGGccccaaaactttttttttttttcggttaaaGGATGGCGCCACGACTAAAATTCGTTATTTTCGGTGTCCACTTATTTCTACAGTTACAAGATTAGAGCAACCTCTCTTCACGATCAAACAAAGCATTCCAAAAATCAACCgatatattaaaaaaggaaaccaaaatcaaataattgcTTTTCTCCAGCAAAAAATGCCCACTCAAGCGCTTACTCTTAACCAGTTTCCCAATTCTTTCCCGCATTGTCGACGACAAAACCCCCTTCTTGCCACGTCTTCCATTTCTTTAAACG tttctcGATCGAATGAAACTATGAACATGCGTTTGTCACGTGAGCGGAAGAGGAGTTCTATGATGTCCTTTTCAGCTGAGGAGAGCTCCAGTTTCAGTGTCGAACAAAAGAG aaatgtGGTGGAACATATATGTCTACTCAAAGCAAAGAAAGATTTATCTGATGAAGAAGAGAACGATATGCTTGATTATCTTTATACATCTCAATATCAAATGGCTGGTATTGTTGCAGTCTCTCTGG GTCGCATCTCTAATAAAAATGCTGAAAATTATACTCATGCTGTCTTCATGCGCTTTCAGAGAAAGGAAGGCCTAATGAAGTTCTATGACAATTCTTTTTACTTGAGAGTTCTCAAGGAGCATGTAAACCCTTACTGCCAT GGAATGATTAACGTGGATTTTGAATCGGAAGTTGAAGATGATATCCTTCCTATATTTCGTAAAGGAGAG GATTTCAACTTTGGTGTAGAGTTTGTGCTTCTACTAGCATTTGCTGAGAGTGCATTTGGTGGTCCTGTAGAAGAGGCATTGACATCACTTGAAAAATTGACTGCTGATTTGCCATCTCTAATTGTCCAAACTACTCAGG gttcaaatattaatCCTAGCAGAGAGGAATACACACATGGAGTAGTAATACGGTTTCGATCAC TTGAAGCTTTTGAGATATTTTCGAGCAGCTCAGAATACAAAGAA ATATGGAGCACCAAATTTGAACCGATTGTCAGGAAAAAGCTTCCCATTCATTTCTCTGTTGATCCAGTGGGTAAAGAGATTATGTAG
- the LOC123222842 gene encoding uncharacterized protein LOC123222842 isoform X2, whose translation MSFGPKTFFFFRLKDGATTKIRYFRCPLISTVTRLEQPLFTIKQSIPKINRYIKKGNQNQIIAFLQQKMPTQALTLNQFPNSFPHCRRQNPLLATSSISLNVSRSNETMNMRLSRERKRSSMMSFSAEESSSFSVEQKRNVVEHICLLKAKKDLSDEEENDMLDYLYTSQYQMAGIVAVSLGRISNKNAENYTHAVFMRFQRKEGLMKFYDNSFYLRVLKEHVNPYCHDFNFGVEFVLLLAFAESAFGGPVEEALTSLEKLTADLPSLIVQTTQGSNINPSREEYTHGVVIRFRSLEAFEIFSSSSEYKEIWSTKFEPIVRKKLPIHFSVDPVGKEIM comes from the exons ATGTCTTTTGGccccaaaactttttttttttttcggttaaaGGATGGCGCCACGACTAAAATTCGTTATTTTCGGTGTCCACTTATTTCTACAGTTACAAGATTAGAGCAACCTCTCTTCACGATCAAACAAAGCATTCCAAAAATCAACCgatatattaaaaaaggaaaccaaaatcaaataattgcTTTTCTCCAGCAAAAAATGCCCACTCAAGCGCTTACTCTTAACCAGTTTCCCAATTCTTTCCCGCATTGTCGACGACAAAACCCCCTTCTTGCCACGTCTTCCATTTCTTTAAACG tttctcGATCGAATGAAACTATGAACATGCGTTTGTCACGTGAGCGGAAGAGGAGTTCTATGATGTCCTTTTCAGCTGAGGAGAGCTCCAGTTTCAGTGTCGAACAAAAGAG aaatgtGGTGGAACATATATGTCTACTCAAAGCAAAGAAAGATTTATCTGATGAAGAAGAGAACGATATGCTTGATTATCTTTATACATCTCAATATCAAATGGCTGGTATTGTTGCAGTCTCTCTGG GTCGCATCTCTAATAAAAATGCTGAAAATTATACTCATGCTGTCTTCATGCGCTTTCAGAGAAAGGAAGGCCTAATGAAGTTCTATGACAATTCTTTTTACTTGAGAGTTCTCAAGGAGCATGTAAACCCTTACTGCCAT GATTTCAACTTTGGTGTAGAGTTTGTGCTTCTACTAGCATTTGCTGAGAGTGCATTTGGTGGTCCTGTAGAAGAGGCATTGACATCACTTGAAAAATTGACTGCTGATTTGCCATCTCTAATTGTCCAAACTACTCAGG gttcaaatattaatCCTAGCAGAGAGGAATACACACATGGAGTAGTAATACGGTTTCGATCAC TTGAAGCTTTTGAGATATTTTCGAGCAGCTCAGAATACAAAGAA ATATGGAGCACCAAATTTGAACCGATTGTCAGGAAAAAGCTTCCCATTCATTTCTCTGTTGATCCAGTGGGTAAAGAGATTATGTAG